From the Glandiceps talaboti chromosome 12, keGlaTala1.1, whole genome shotgun sequence genome, one window contains:
- the LOC144442965 gene encoding somatostatin receptor type 5-like — protein sequence MTDCVSTLTTGEISSTELVRKMNVTPVSAYDTALFNDSSLNDTELPGHQWPLWIRTTVIPSFFGFVCLLGIIGNGVVIAVLLRFTNMRTVPNIYIVNLAFADLLFMLSMPFLAYQYAANNWIFGKAICKIVFAVDGMNMFTGIFILTAMSIDRYFAIVHGITSIKYRTVRNARIVNCCLWCLSIIVTLPLWMYSSTFDIGSNRLRCDVIWPIDIFKTYFAIFTFFMGFALPITIISCCYLRLLVFILRTKGPRSENPRKSTGSRRVALLVITVVMIFVVCWLPFYVVQFVLLYSDPTKIPLSLFVAYYASLCLSYANSSLNPIVYTFAGENFRKNLRRICLRRAHRKIQRSRHRVVRKGLLQKASSRMNWTSLTTFSVNDSPKYGNTLSTPIDQDTTTTTESFRLTTHSETDH from the coding sequence ATGACTGATTGTGTGAGCACTTTGACGACAGGCGAAATCTCTTCCACCGAACTTGTGCGCAAAATGAATGTGACACCGGTTTCGGCATATGACACAGCTCTTTTCAACGATTCTTCGCTCAACGACACCGAGTTGCCGGGACACCAATGGCCGTTATGGATACGAACCACGGTCATCCCGTCGTTCTTCGGTTTTGTATGTCTGCTAGGAATTATCGGCAACGGCGTTGTGATCGCAGTTCTGTTACGCTTCACCAACATGCGAACCGtgccaaacatttacattgtaaatttagCTTTTGCAGACTTGCTTTTTATGCTTAGTATGCCCTTTCTAGCCTACCAATATGCTGCTAATAACTGGATCTTCGGAAAGGCTATCTGTAAAATTGTCTTTGCCGTGGACGGCATGAATATGTTCActggtatatttattttgactgCAATGAGCATCGATAGATACTTTGCCATAGTACATGGAATCACCTCAATAAAATATCGAACCGTTCGGAATGCTCGAATTGTGAACTGTTGCCTGTGGTGTTTATCTATAATAGTGACATTGCCACTCTGGATGTATTCCTCAACATTCGATATCGGGTCTAATAGATTAAGGTGTGATGTCATCTGGCCAatagatatttttaaaacatattttgcaattttcacatttttcatgGGCTTTGCCCTTCCCATCACAATCATATCATGTTGTTACCTGCGTCTCTTAGTATTTATTCTACGTACCAAAGGACCGAGATCAGAAAACCCGAGGAAATCTACCGGTTCCCGTCGTGTTGCCTTGCTGGTCATCACGGTTGTTATGATATTTGTCGTCTGTTGGTTGCCATTTTACGTGGTTCAATTTGTACTGCTGTACAGTGACCCCACTAAAATCCCATTATCTCTCTTCGTCGCATATTATGCCAGTTTGTGTCTAAGTTACGCCAATAGCAGTCTCAATCCCATCGTCTATACGTTTGCCGGGGAAAATTTTCGGAAAAATCTCAGAAGGATTTGTCTCCGTCGAGCTCATCGGAAGATCCAACGCAGTCGGCATCGAGTGGTAAGGAAAGGGCTATTACAGAAAGCATCTTCTCGAATGAATTGGACTTCATTGACTACTTTTTCTGTCAATGATTCTCCAAAGTACGGAAATACATTAAGTACGCCGATAGACCAGGACACTACGACAACAACCGAATCGTTTCGTCTTACCACACACTCAGAGACCGATCATTAA